Part of the Penaeus vannamei isolate JL-2024 chromosome 9, ASM4276789v1, whole genome shotgun sequence genome is shown below.
GTTTACGGTTCACTGTTGATGTTGATGACGTCAGTAAGGAAGACGATGACGTAATCACTGCTGCGGTGGCGGGtttgaggtcaaaggtcacagggACACGAGTACATGTAGACATGGTTgtccatatgtttatatttccttAATTTTAGACTCTAAGtttatttgatattgttatagatttattttctgtttagatATAACCGTCCTTTTTTCATTAGCTGAGCCGGTCTCTTTGTTACGCTTCTTTCTTATATACACTCTGGTATACTCGACTTTGGAAAGGCCAGATACGATCTCTCGtgttttttctattcttgttttcatGTATTTCTTTAGGGTTATTCACCTATTTGTTTGTCTCAATCCTTCTCTGTGTTCGACATCTCTGTACCTGTTGGATCTGAATTTTCGTTTCGGTTTCGTATTTCTAAAAAGGCAGTTCTTGGGGAATGGTTTGTGCGCCAGACCCGTTACGCAAAACCtgaattttattctatttattttcttttttatctgtttatgtattactactatattttttttgtttgacaAGATATCCTTCATAACTCCTCTTTTGTTATGACTGACGTTAAAAATGTAATTTCTGTGCATCTAACACGGTTCTAAATATTATTTAAGTATAAATttcagatatattgatatatattgctTAGTCGATAAGAGAAAGACGATATATTATCGTCTTTCTTTTATCGACGAAGCAAATTTCTGATATGGAAAATATTACAAATTATAGACTATACATAAGCTGCTACACTTTATGGACTTCAGCAATTTACTTTGTCTATACCCATGACGACTGTTCTGTCTGTGgaatttatcttttatcatgtttttttttctcttcttcttcttcttcttctttttaacaaatggtGTCTTGTATTTCGTTGTCCATGAAAAAAACGTGTAATTTTCTGGAGTTAATGATTCTTGTCCTCTTGATATATTTACTGTTGATGTTTATAAATGTCTTAAGTTCCCATCTAGAACATTTTTTAATGAAAAGCCCGTGAAacctttgtaatatatatgtatattcattctctttgaacatttttttttactcctaaATGTTCCGAAACTctttgtatttttaaaaatcttaaataTCCTGAAATATCCGACACAATTTAATTCTTCCGAATCACTCTTAAAACTACCTTGATATATGTTTATTGTCGCGAAAAATTTCATGACCCTTGACCTTGTAAAGTTACTGACCTCTGGCTTGTCATCGCCGCTTGTCCCTTGCAAAGGTCTCTCCTTGTGCCATACGCTGTACATAGGCATCTACATgttcattaaataataataaattaacttATAATGCAACACGTGTTTTGGTTTCCTTCTacagataatgttgataaagcaatcccagatagaaaaaaaaagaaaaaaaatgtatatatatatatatatatatatatatatatatatatatatatatatatatatatatatgtgtgtgtgtgtgtgtgtgtgtgtgtgtgtgtgtgtgtgtgtgtgtgtgtgtgtgtgtgtgtgtatatatatatatatatatatatatatatatatatatatatatatatatatatatatatatatatatatgtatgtatatatatatatatatatatatatatatatatatatatatatatatatatatataattttaaataaataaataaagaaaataaagaaaatattgtgACACAAGGAGCATATTTCCAGTTTGTATGTTAGGAAATAGTAgaacacgaaaaacaacaacattaaagtATCAGCCAGTTTATTCACCTTCGCtgaaatgatacaaaaatatgtattttcCCCAAACCTTACTCTGTCCTTttttaagacattttttttctcgtaagGTTTTTTCCTCTATAGGATCCGAGGATTTAACACATAGAATATACACCTTCGTATGTACAACTCTTCACATATATTGTAACACATGTAGAAAAGATACGAATGTAACTGGTATTTCGATATCAAATTTTCGACGGGATAACGCTATTCTGATAGGGAGGCAATTTCTCGTACTGTcttattcatgccttttctacacatgataaaatatatcatattgtTATGAACATTACTTAATTCAGAacaaatatagtttttttttttttagtgggacAGTGACTGGAAGCAATAAAGTTAATTCCTTGTAATGGGATAAATTATAAAGTTGATTGGTCCCTTGATTGCATGCAGTTTAAGAGTGTAAATATTTGGAAATTTTCATAATGTGTCGAAGGGTCTGTTGAAACCTTTGGATTTTTTGGGGTGAAAAAATTCCCCTGCTTTGTCtacattttttatattgttaacaTTTAGTAACAACAGTCATAGAAACACAATAATCGAAGAATTAATGTTTTGGTTACTGTCGTTTACCTGTATTCTGTATTCAGTGGCACTGAAATCCTTCCGTTACCCTTTGACACCATTTCCGCATATCCATCCTTGGGATTTCCTTCGGCTACttaagtgagtgtgtgattgCACGTTATTTATAGGTGCGTGTACGTCTGAGTGGGTGTATATGCTTGTATTTACATAGATGCAAGTGAATAAATGGGCAAGAGTGAGACAAGGACATCCAGACAGTTGGCATGTacttttatacatgcatacagttaCATATACACTGTGTacatgcattcacatacacacaccccgcttatatatagatatgtatatgcatatgtaaatatatatacatctatacacacacacttatatatatatatatatatatatatatatatatatatatatatatatatatatatatacatatatatatatatatatatatatatatatatgtatacatatatatatatatacatatatatatacatatatatgtatacatatatatatatatatatatatatatatatatatatatatatatatatgtgtgtgtgtgtgcgtgtgtgtgtgtgtctgtgtgtgtgtgtgtgtgtgtgtttgtgtgtgtgtgtgtgtctgtgcgtgtatttgtgtgtgtgcgtgtgtgtgtgtgtgtttgtgtgtacatacatatatgtgtatatatatatatatatatatatatatatatatatatatatatatatatatatatatgtatatgatatatatatatatatatatatatatatatatatatatatatatatatatatatatgtatataatatatatatatatgtataatatatatgtatataatatatatatatatatatatatatatatatatatatatatatatatatagtatatatatatatatagtatatatatatatgtatatatatatgtatatatatacagtatatatatgtatatatatacagtttatatatacatatatatatatactatatatatatatatactatatatatatatatatatatatatatttgtgtatatatatatatatatatatatatatatatatatatatttatttatttatgtatatacatatatatatatatatatatatatatatatatatatatatatatatatatatatatatatatgtgtgtgtgtgtgtgtgtgtgtgtgtgtgtgtgtgtgtgtgtgtgtgtgtgtgtgtgtgtgtgtttgtgtatgtatatgtgtacacacatatgtgcgtgtgcgtgtgtgtgtgtgtgtatacacatatatatatacacgcacacacacaagaatacatgATACTGGCTGTGTTGGACTGACATCATATttaacaaagaataaaacaatttAAATTTTTCGCTTTTTGGTCGACTATACATCCGGAATAATTTACACGGcgtccctccgccctccgccggCCCGCTCAAGCGCACCAGGACTCACGCAGCCCCGGGCGAGCCGCGGCGACGTCAGCCTCGAACCCCGAGTAGAGAGCATCGGTCGTGCGCGTGGCACCGTCCCGGCCCCGACGGCGCCTGGGACGAGCGGCGTTCGTGCGCTTGAGCTGACCTTCGGCAGGGCGACGTCGGCGGGCCTAGCCCTTGATCCCTATCATGCCGAGGAAGTGCTTGAGAGGACTCTGTCGGTTCCTGAAGGGTCTGGGCCGATGGGGAGGCGGGCCGTAGCTGCCCGAGGGCGGCAGGGGCTTGAACTCTCCCTCGCAGTACTCGAAGGGCGCGTGGAAGTCCATGTGCACCGACGGTCCCGATGAGGATCCCAGATGGTGGTGTCCTCCCGAAGGAACTCCGTAGGACGTCGAGGGCAGAGGTGGCGGGGGGGCTCCGTAGgacgtggaggggggagggtgggggttcgGTGGGccataggaaggagaggggggaggagggggcaggtcgGGGGGCCCGTAAGAGGTCGGAGGAGGGCCGTGGTGGGGGTCGGAGGAGTGAGGCTTCGGAGAGATGATGGGAGCCTCCAAGAACTGGATTTCCGAGGAGGGCTTGGGCGGCCCGAACATGGGCAGAGGGCCCACGGACGTCGCCTGAATCACAGTGACGGAGGGCTTGTTATGAGGGGCGGGGccaagggggggaaggtgagggggaggaggcagaggagggcggctcagctgaggaggaggaaagggatcggaggaggaagagaaagaggaggtggactTGCCGCCCGAAGGGGACCCGACGGGGGACTTGAAATGGGCTCTGGTGTTTTCGGGAATGGTTAGAGGAATGACATGCTCGGAAGGAGGAGGGGCTGTGTCTGGCTGCAATGAAAGAAAACTTGTTAGTCGACAGGCATGGCAAGAACGCTGCGTCTGACGGAGATAAAAAGACAGGTTTTCATAAGAACGGTTTAcgttgaaagaaaaataatgaaaaagtgtatatatatatattttctcattatctcGTCATTGTCTTAAGTCTTGCGTCTGTTTCATCAGACAACCGGTGCTGAAAAAAATGTGGATTACAGTTTACAAATtaaagtgaaggaaaagggtaaagtgTGCTGCCAAATTTAGATAAAGCAAGGTCGAAATAGGATTAGCGAATCATGTCAGTGCACTATAGTGGGCTGGAGTTCAACATGGCAGTGAATAACTACTTTGTGCCTTATTCTACTAGTAAAACAACATACATCATTAAAGCTACCTTCACCGGTCTACTAATTAGCTCTAACAAACTGTTTATAGTTTAGTAAGCATCTCAAACGTTAAATCTAGTCTAGGTCTACTGGTTTTGCCTTACAGAAACGTTTGTGTTGCTGTCATGTTTTGTGTGGGTCTTTGGTTTGAAGTCGGCAGAGAGGGACAGTTGAGGCAAGGAATTACAGTTTATGTGGAAGGACCGCGTCAGATGTTTTGACCGTGTTACATTGGCTCAATTTGCTGAGTTGTGTGTTTTGTCCATTGATATTAGTAAATTGGGTAATATTTTAGCGAGCAAAGTTTTCATTTGGGTAGGAAATGTACTCTTATTAAAAGGCGTTTGGTTGCACACCCTTGCAACCAAACTGAAGCAATAAATGTAGCTCAAGCTTGCTCGCCAAAACCCAGGATGAAAATACACGGTCTTTTGTGTTTGTGAAATGATGTCAGACACTGGGATAAGACTGAGAAGAAAAGATCAGCTCGTCCTACCTTACTGGCACTGGGAAATGAGCGTAGCTGAGGGGAGCGCCcacgaggagaagagaaggttCATGGTGGGCGTTtgcgagggggaaaaaagggaattttAGGAAGTACAGCAGGAAATTATTTTAGGGATGGCGGAATGAATCTTGAAAAGAGCCAAGGATAGGTCTATCAAAACTCAAAACATATATACGTGGTATAAGACATATTGCAATGTATTTTTGGTGTTGTGGTGGAAGAAGGAATTGCAATAGTGTTCGGATTACATAGACCCGAGTGTGAACTTTTCTTGATCGAGAATTGTAATCCGTAACTGAAAGATGATGTTCTGAAGGCTGCCTCCGTTAGTCTAGAGGGGCAACAAGGAACTATTTCGTTAAATCTAGAAAAGCTATTGTTAGGGAAATACTGATGAATTTGGTAAACGGTTGAAACCTAAAAGAATATGGAAAGTACGTTTGAATAGAAATTATAGACAAACAGGGACAGACATAAAAATGGCCAAACTTTTCATAAGCACACTCATAAGCACTGTCACAGACACATTCTTAGACGCCCATatatacgtccatacatacatacatgcatacatacatacaaacatacatacatacatatatatacatatatatatatatatatatatatatatatatatatatatatatatataaatatgtatgtatatatgtatatacatacatacatacatacgtacatacatacatatatatatatatatatatatatatatatatatatatatatatatatatacatacatacatatatatacatacgtatagggTTAGGCAAGGTGGAGCAGGGATTCCTTGTCATGCTTGGATGGGAATAAAAGAATGAGGTATGCAAAATACTATATTTCATTATGTACAAAAAATTATCTTACCGATTAACATCCCTTACGTTTGGTTATTCAAGATATTCTGATCCGTGGGAAAGAGGAGacatgagaagaaggagagggggggaaggagaaagaaggataaggagagggagggaggagagggaagaaaagggaagagaaaagaaaacagaaggaagacggggagggagagagagagagagagagagagagagagagagagagagagagagagagagagagagagagagagagagagagagagagagagagagagagagagagagagagagagagagagagagagagagcgaaacaaagaaagagagagagagcaaaagcgagcgagaaggagaaagatggacacggagagatagatagacagagacaaacagagagaaaaaaatgaaacataaaaacaCTGGAAAAAAAGAGCCAAGATAAAACAGACAGAACGAAAAACAACACAGAACAACACGAAAAAGAATTaaatggaaaataataagaaatgtcGGGATCTTGCTCTAGGGTCTGATCAGCTTTCGACACCAGACTCTGAGCGTTGTTTCAAGCCATACATAAGAGGGTTGAATTATCTACACAGGcaagacacatatacataaaaaaggctGTATGGTATAGcgagactcacacgcacacgaactcCTGCATTTACagtaaaaagatacatatatatacatacataacacatatggtttatatatataagttacttTTGTTTAAGATTTGTAGCTGTCGAGGGTTAGTTAAGCCTTACGTTCTGAAATAAAGGTCTTGGCTTGATATCgatttgataatgaaatgattcTATGGGACTTTGTTCTTATTCTAATAATTAGTCGTTTACTTCTAATTACTTTCTATTTTCTGGCTTGTTCATCTTTATCGTTGTCTAAGCCTCGACAACCACAACTCGAAACACATTTATATCAGATTATCAAAATTTGCATATTATCAAATTCAGATTCTTCTTCGGTGTTCAAAGTTTCCAAAAGTAACCAATGTTGTTTTTTAAGTTTGTTTTACAGAAGCTTTACAAAGAATGGAAATCACGCATTTTTTTGGTGCATCAGGGCGGGGGATAGAGAAAAAGTTTATAATTGAATTTCCAAACCCAATTTGTGCGTTCGTATACTGATTAAATTATTTATGAATTGGAAAGAGCATTAATTAATAAGGCGACAAATTCGATAAGAGACTTTCTGAAAGGGAATGataattatgtgtatttatatgtatatatgtatacaaattatagCAGAATAAACTATGTTAGACAGTTCAATTGAAATAATTTGATAACCTATTAAATGAACTTAATACAAACAGacgaaattagaaataaaaataaaatgtaagaaGTACTTTTAAAGAGCATAGCACATAATGACTCTGATAAATTCTTTTACAATTACTATAGTATGGAATGCATACGTTTTATTTTAATAtacactgtacatgtatatatgtctttgatATGCAATTCACAATTAAAACGTTTCAGGCGTTTGTTTTCTCACAAATTTACCATTCCATACGAAgtgttattttttctaaatgtAATTTCTTAAGAATATAGATCTTACAAGAACTAATCAGTCCTTCCTGTTTTCTTCGATAAATTTTCATTCAGTTCACAAAAAATGGATGTTATTTACAGGGACATTTTTATTCTTACATTGCTTTATATACGATTTTGTATATAGAATGGGAAGATTATACTTAACACATCTTAATTTCCATTATATTCTCGTTTGTGgtgcagtgatttttttacaCATATACTTCCGGTATGTCAACTGACGTGGATAATCTTTATACACTCTATCAATAAACTATATTCTGtcaggaaaaaaaagtaatatgatgataattacaataataatggtaaaatatacacatgcatctagGATCTTCTGAGAAAAATAAGTGTTGCTACATACAGAAGAGAGATAAGCAGACGGCAACactcacagaaaacggaaaataataaagaaaaaaatcacattagaATCTAGGTTAGATAGTTCttttaaggaagaaaagaatatatatatatatatatatatatatatatatatatatatatatatatatacatatatatacatatatatatacatatatatatacatacatatatatatatatatacatatatatatacatatatatatacatatacatatacatatatatatatacatatatatatatatacatacatacatatatatatatatatatatatatatatatatatatatatatgtatgtatatatatatatatatatatatatatatatatatatatatatatatatatatatatatatacatatatatatacatacatacatacatacatatatacatatatatatatatatatatatatatatatatatatatatacatatatatatgtatatatatatatatatatatatatatatatatatatatatatatatataatcgaaactgATGTTAGCGTAGAagacccctctctcttctccatgctGCTATGAAGCCATGGGTTGGGAATTTCAGGTTTGGTGGATGGAGTGGAGAGGCTGGTAAAAGATGCCTttttcactactctctctctctttctctattcatagGGAGGGTCTCGAGCGTGGTTGGAAAGGAAGGGCGAAAGGGGAGATATCAGGGAGATGGAGAATAGAGGgacaataaggaagagaagagcaagacGGTGTAGGGAGAAGAAagctttcagagagagagagagagatgcgggaggggcatcatcatcatccccatccatCTACCGAGGAGGAGTTAGCACATGAGGGAGTGGTCGACGGCATAGCACAGCATAGCACAAGGAGGATCCATGCCGCAGAAGGGGGCGCTGAAGGAGGAGGTGCTGCGGTAATGTGGACGGGTTGGGACGAGGAGGGCGGCAAGGCGGAGGAAGCACTGGTTAAGCGACGACTTCTGAGAAGCTGGGAGGtcgaaggagggggttgggggctaGGGGCATGGGGGGAAGTACAGCGTTGGTGGAGgctgagagtgggggggaggggtagggagttaGGGGGAGAGTTGCTACTTAGAAGCCAGGACGTACGCGTGGGTGCGGGCCGTGGGGGTCCCGCCATTTGCTGAGGTCCATCCTGGGCAAGATCCCGGAGTTGCACGGGACGCGCGGGTTTCTGCAACGAGACGAGGGACAAAGCGTGTTATCTTTCACATGTTTATTTCTATCCTTTTTACCCTGATTTACACTTCACCTCGGATTGGCTAACCAGGTGTGTGTAATATAGATGTTTGCACGGGCGTTCTTTCTGTAGTTTCtccttatatagatatattgtatttaAAAAGAACACCCACGTTCTCTTCACATCTACGAACAAATACCCAAAGAAATCTCTAATTGCATAAACAATATGAATCTCCCACATGACGACCCCAAATAAGCAGCAATTAGAATGTTTCCAGAAAGTTCCTCAAGCGTATGAAAAGACCGAGACGAAGACGCACAATATCATACCACAGAAACCGAAACACAGCCGCGAGTATTATCCGCTTTTGTGGCTATTTCCCGTTTTGAAAATCCATGTCCTCTACTGATGGACGAACCCTCAAACACACAATCTAATCAAACGAAACATCAAGCGAAACTGATACAGAACGTTTTCCAtttgtccctttccttcccttctgagGCTTCACAATGAAGGCTTCCTTGTCCCTCTACAGGACGCCCAGGGGTTTTAAGTCCTGTGATCTGAGTGCGGGAAGCCTCTGTAAGAACTAAGATTCATTTCTAAAACCTTTACGGTTAATGTGCTATcctcacaaaaaataaatgaataaataataataatacttaataaataaataaatctataaatgacTCTGGGAAACACCTCAAATATCTGTTTTTTCATATGAACAATGGATAGGAGAGGTCAGGGGAAGTGTTGGTATTAATATCAACTGAATCTCGTTTGAAAAAGAGCCCCAACATCCACGTGAACACAGGGATGGTGACAGTGCACACGGTTAACTCAAATAAGGAGAAACAAAGTGATATTTAACTGAAGCAAATATTTCATGAGTAGAAAGCGTTTCATTATTTCctgggatattttttttcatgtagtTTGTTTctccattttgttgttgttgatttatattatttcttCCATATAAACATCCCCATGTTTATATGGAAGAAatgatatgaatatgtttatatggaaaaaaatagtgCACTCCccttaaagataaaaaataagaaattaatgccctccccttaaaaaaaaaaaaaaaaaaaaaaaagtgtcctccctaaaaaagagaaagaaaaaaaaaaaaatagtgccctccctttaaaaaaataataataataacgtaagcAGCAAAGGAAGCCCCTCTAACAAGAGGCCAGTCCGCGTGAGCAGCACTTACATTTCGTGGTCGGGCAGCACCATCGCGTACACCTGCATGGTCTTGATGTCGTCGCTGTTGTCGCAGATGATCCTGGACAGCTTCACTTTGCGGATCTCTTCAAGTTGCTCTGTGGCGGGAAGGGCGTGGGGCCGTGGTTAGTTTGTGGGCGGATTTATTTGGCtttgattttttgttattctttttccctttgtttctttatttaggtTTGTGGTTCCTTATATtcgctctcttggtctttctgtttctctttttctctatctctttatattttcctctttctatttttgtctttcgttctcgttctctttctctttcgttctcgttctctttctctttcgttctttttctctatttttctctttcgttctccctgaatcccctttttcaccctctacccaactttcctctcttccaaaaagaaataaagacagaactCACCGAGCGTGAAGTCGGAGTCGTACCCGCCGCGGTTCTCGTACCAGAAGCGGTCTCCGTAGCGCAGCTCCTTGAACGTGAGGCCGATGAGGCAGCTGAAGGTGGGGCCGACCATGGAGCCGGGCAGAGGGCGCTCGCTCACGCCGCCGCTCCACAGGTCGATGTCGTCGGGGTgtctggagggggaggagaggcggtaaagagggggggaaggggagtaaggggaaggagggaggtgaagagggatggaggggttggtggtgatggcgaacGGGAGGTTAAAACGTTGGTGATGGTATGACAACGATAATTGGTGGTTAAACACATGTGTTCAGGCTCCTTGGATAGCTGTGGAGGGGCATGAAAGTATACGAAGCAGTGACATCCTCATTAACCCATTGAGCAGCAACGGCCGCACCACAACGACACCAACCACGACGCCCTTCGAGCCACGACCTACCTGTAGACGTCCGAGTAGCGCTTCACCGTCTTGTTGGTCATCCAGCCGAGGAGCTCGTCGAAGCGGTTGATCTTGGGCATCCCGCAGAAGACCCTGAAGGCGTTGTAGGAGGGTACGCCGTGTTCTCGGGCGCGCTGCATGTTGATGGCGGCCAAGTCCATGCCCCATTTCTTGTCCGGTTCTTGGAACAGGTGGTTGGTCACCTGGAACAAGGTTTGGGTGCCGTTAAGCATCGTTTTCCTCTGGTTCCTTGTCTCACCATttctttcacgttctctctctctctctttctgtttatctatctaatacgAGAAGTATAACAGAGCAAAGAATATTTTTGATCTCTAACAcaattcgttatttttctttgcttctagATACATACTGCAAAGAACCCAAATCCCGCCCTCCGCCCGCTCTGTGCAACTTTGCAAACAACCAAACTGACCTCCTGCGTGACCGCGTCGTCCATAGCTTGAGCGACCTGGTTGCAGAGTCCCATGATGTACTGGTCGCACCATCCGCCCTTGTACAGGTCGTAGGGCTGTCTCAACATGAAGCTCAGACGCTGAGAtgctgagggaagaagagatgaggtTAAGATGAGTCTCCCGACGCTGGGTGCGAAGGCGGAACGTGGctcgagagagggaaggagggaagaaaaaggggagagcgagtgtgggagggtgagagggaagagggagggaggaaaggaatgaaggagggagagatggaagccGATTCTGCgcggaaaaggaagataaaacggGAGCAACGAATAGGGTTGGGCGCTCAGGAAGGGTACCTGTTTCGAtgtgtgatttaaaaaaaaaaatagagtaaatagaAGAAAATTTGACACAGACTGCAATACGTGAACGTTAAATGTTATTAATGAACAattttcttatatttagaaaataCATATTACCGACAGACAAAAAATGGCCTAACACACGGTAGGCACTCTACTCCCAAGCACAGGTCAGACCGAACCAAAACAGGCCAAATCAGGCTGGACCTAGTAAGACCAACTCAAACAAGGTCAAGCAAGGGCGCTCCACTCACCGACGTATTTGTGGGCGGGACTCCAGCGCTCGATGGTGGACGGCAGGAGGGAGTGGCCGAACCTGAAGGCGGCGGTGACGAAGTTCGAGGACATGGAGGCGTCGATGGAGGGGTCGTAGCCGTCGAAGTAGccctggagggagaggaaggggggcgggtTAGGGTAGGAGcttagtgagggggggggggcactcaa
Proteins encoded:
- the LOC113829442 gene encoding peroxidase; translated protein: MTILRLLLPLLVCVAAARGDAEAFHNGFIPTRHSGFLRGSGGRSISSGPPPPRSDNSHCALLIPGPGKTSAKAHALSVFNGIPSPHAADGFTCITFQSVDAAFIAARDRHGLPRPGHQTDPKDLSNLATVLLEATRIIAQEYNLPKDVLVNGIPLIDSFKTIVGSICPDFIKPVTCNPKRYREYDGRCNNLENPTWGSSFSSFKRRLPPDYADGIDAPRVGAGGYPLPSPRIVSAHLHRDEGLHDHAVTIMLVAWGQAIDHDLTLTVETKDPLTKKEPKCCEGETHPACFPIHVPDKDPFYSLFRQNCISLVRSLAGVRYGCKFGPRSQINQITSYIDANWVYGSNEKTANRIRLHRGGLMKSLPVFREYGMKDLLPLKLEEPEEGCIRPNSDVYCFDAGDNRVNEQLVLAVVHTMMMREHNRIAVELYRYNPHWDDETLYQETRKIVAASIQHITYNEFLPMVLGKEVMHKYGLILEKHGYFDGYDPSIDASMSSNFVTAAFRFGHSLLPSTIERWSPAHKYVASQRLSFMLRQPYDLYKGGWCDQYIMGLCNQVAQAMDDAVTQEVTNHLFQEPDKKWGMDLAAINMQRAREHGVPSYNAFRVFCGMPKINRFDELLGWMTNKTVKRYSDVYRHPDDIDLWSGGVSERPLPGSMVGPTFSCLIGLTFKELRYGDRFWYENRGGYDSDFTLEQLEEIRKVKLSRIICDNSDDIKTMQVYAMVLPDHEINPRVPCNSGILPRMDLSKWRDPHGPHPRPDTAPPPSEHVIPLTIPENTRAHFKSPVGSPSGGKSTSSFSSSSDPFPPPQLSRPPLPPPPHLPPLGPAPHNKPSVTVIQATSVGPLPMFGPPKPSSEIQFLEAPIISPKPHSSDPHHGPPPTSYGPPDLPPPPPSPSYGPPNPHPPPSTSYGAPPPPLPSTSYGVPSGGHHHLGSSSGPSVHMDFHAPFEYCEGEFKPLPPSGSYGPPPHRPRPFRNRQSPLKHFLGMIGIKG